The Prunus persica cultivar Lovell chromosome G8, Prunus_persica_NCBIv2, whole genome shotgun sequence genome includes a region encoding these proteins:
- the LOC18766459 gene encoding F-box/LRR-repeat protein 17, with the protein MQQQRHHHQSHFSAAGPTTPFGSTAMAPTASSEAKRGKRRGSYNCGRCGQPKKGHSCHLPAADEAFVADVPSPSDLSVPPLPPRKPYSHLRRALSFDDDVDSSGWGGGGGGDFDSPDPDPDEIDDLVVDSESGTGLCGLPASCLWDILKRLPPPELLSAAMVCKGWRETTRRLWKAAEMLRIRVPARAQVGLVGSVLQKCPALVNLSLRMESDVDATLLAWITFSCPNLEFLEITTSETAINRITGDELGRFVADRRLLKSLKMEGCSNLGGFALSSSSLSTIWFSGLHSLSKMVFNCPNLKEISVDFSSHENDNTDLVTMVDALGRNCPRLQNIHIASIQLSNAVVLALTAAQLRGLRMLSLVLGSDITDASVAAIASSYPNLELLDLSGSSITDSGIGMICNVFPDTLSRLLVALCPNISASFIQFATAQLPLLELLDCGMTICDPNSLDSTSEETTGFELAQTSNAKVHLSYQKLIIKHGRLKKLSLWGCSGLDALYLNCPEVKDLNLNSCKNLYPERLVLQCPNLENVHASGCQELLVGAIQSQVNNNFAGVDSLLPCKRLADGSKRVRVPHFLSAQSSDDDKKRRRVERPKCNVHVF; encoded by the exons ATGCAACAACagcgccaccaccaccagtcGCATTTCTCCGCCGCAGGCCCCACCACCCCGTTCGGGTCCACCGCCATGGCACCCACCGCCAGCTCCGAGGCCAAGCGCGGCAAGAGGCGAGGTAGTTACAACTGCGGCCGGTGTGGCCAGCCCAAGAAGGGCCACTCCTGCCACCTACCCGCCGCCGATGAAGCCTTCGTCGCCGATGTTCCGTCTCCGTCCGATCTCTCCGTTCCCCCTCTGCCTCCACGTAAGCCCTACTCCCACCTCCGCCGGGCGCTGTCGTTCGACGACGACGTTGATAGCTCTGGATGGGGCGGAGGAGGTGGCGGCGATTTTGACTCACCGGATCCCGACCCCGATGAGATCGATGACCTTGTGGTGGATTCGGAGTCGGGTACGGGTTTATGCGGTCTGCCTGCGAGCTGTCTTTGGGATATTTTGAAGAGGCTGCCGCCGCCGGAGCTGTTGTCGGCGGCAATGGTGTGCAAGGGGTGGAGGGAGACGACGAGGAGGCTGTGGAAGGCTGCAGAAATGCTTAGGATTAGGGTTCCGGCGAGGGCTCAGGTCGGGCTTGTTGGATCGGTGTTGCAAAAGTGCCCGGCCCTCGTTAACCTCTCTCTTAGAATGGAAAG TGATGTGGATGCAACATTGCTGGCCTGGATCACATTTTCGTGCCCAAATCTTGAATTCCTGGAGATCACTACTTCTGAAACGGCTATCAATCGAATCACTGG TGATGAGCTGGGTCGTTTTGTTGCTGATAGAAGATTACTGAAAAGCCTTAAGATGGAAGGTTGTTCTAATTTAGGCGGATTTGCTCTTTCTTCGTCAAGTCTTTCTACAATTTGGTTTTCTGGTCTTCACTCCCTTTCTAAGATG GTTTTTAATTGCCCCAATCTAAAAGAGATTTCTGTAGACTTTTCTAGCCATGAAAATGATAATACCGATCTTGTCACCATGGTTGATGCTCTGGGAAGGAACTGCCCAAGGTTACAAAACATACACATTGCATCAATCCAGCTTTCCAATGCTGTTGTTCTTGCCCTTACAGCTGCACAATTAAG GGGGTTGAGAATGCTTTCTCTTGTTCTTGGATCTGATATCACTGATGCTTCTGTTGCTGCCATTGCTTCAAGTTACCCAAACTTAGAATTGCTTGACCTGAGTGG ATCTAGCATCACTGATAGTGGCATTGGAATGATTTGCAATGTATTCCCTGATACTCTTTCAAGACTACTGGTTGCTCTTTGTCCTAACATCAGTGCAA GTTTTATTCAATTCGCCACAGCTCAACTGCCTCTTCTTGAACTCCTGGACTGTGGCATGACCATATGTGATCCCAACTCTCTGGATTCAACATCCGAGGAAACCACTGGCTTTGAATTGGCACAAACATCCAATGCTAAAGTACACCTTAGTTACCAGAAGCTGATCATTAAACATGGCCGGCTGAAAAAACTCAGCTTGTGGGGCTGTTCTGGCTTAGAT GCTCTATATTTAAACTGCCCTGAAGTTAAAGATCTGAATTTGAATTCTTGCAAAAATTTGTACCCAG AGAGATTGGTGCTTCAGTGCCCCAATTTAGAAAATGTGCATGCATCAGGTTGTCAAGAATTGTTGGTTGGGGCCATCCAAAGCCAG GTCAATAATAACTTTGCTGGTGTGGATAGCTTATTACCATGTAAACGTCTAGCCGATGGCTCAAAGAGGGTTCGGGTGCCACATTTTCTTAGTGCACAG TCATCCGACGACGATAAGAAGCGAAGAAGGGTTGAGAGGCCGAAATGCAATGTGCATGTGTTCTGA